In one Thermanaerovibrio velox DSM 12556 genomic region, the following are encoded:
- a CDS encoding complex I 24 kDa subunit family protein: protein MLKQEASSRLEEMLSRYPRHQRFLLAFLQDVQREFRHVPREAMELASLRLMVPLSRVYSVATFYRALSLTPRGLKTTKVCMGTACHLRGAPKVLEAIEGALGIRCGGTTPDGLFSVEAVNCLGACALAPVVMVEESCYGSMTPSKVREMLEREREGLP from the coding sequence ATGTTAAAGCAGGAGGCCTCTTCTCGGTTGGAGGAGATGCTTTCCAGGTACCCAAGGCATCAGAGGTTTCTCCTGGCTTTCCTGCAGGACGTGCAGCGGGAGTTCCGTCACGTGCCCAGGGAGGCCATGGAGCTGGCGTCGTTGAGGCTCATGGTGCCCTTGAGTCGGGTTTACTCGGTGGCCACCTTTTACAGGGCCTTGAGTCTGACCCCCCGGGGGCTCAAGACCACAAAGGTCTGCATGGGCACCGCCTGCCATCTTAGGGGGGCTCCAAAGGTGCTGGAGGCCATCGAAGGCGCGCTGGGGATCCGATGTGGAGGCACCACCCCTGACGGCCTGTTCTCCGTGGAGGCGGTCAACTGTCTTGGGGCCTGTGCCCTGGCTCCGGTGGTCATGGTGGAGGAGTCCTGCTACGGGTCCATGACCCCCTCCAAGGTTCGCGAGATGCTTGAGAGGGAGAGGGAGGGGCTGCCATGA
- a CDS encoding ketopantoate reductase family protein, with protein MFPRILVVGLGALGGRIACQLAAAGVPVMGVSGGGAADGDVKDLTYQGPDGTQLHVSIPLAKDHHDAWNFNPSYALVAVKSYHSDQVCDYLLKALQEGAMAVTLQNGIGNLEKLQRALGEDRAAVGVCTYGASIRDHKVLWGGDGEIALGSPSGRDLSDLARAIASAGFNVRLSNDPLGELWRKAAVNCCINPLTAILRVPNGRLLKSPWALELTESVVREVSLAARLNGVDMDPVRTAGTVRLVMEATGNNRSSMLQDLEAGRTTEIEALSLEVARICTAAGSDAPVCRTLGLLVKAMEELPKENN; from the coding sequence GTGTTCCCAAGGATACTGGTGGTGGGACTTGGAGCCCTGGGGGGCCGGATAGCCTGCCAGCTAGCTGCAGCGGGGGTGCCGGTCATGGGGGTGTCGGGCGGAGGGGCTGCGGATGGAGATGTGAAAGACTTGACCTATCAAGGCCCCGACGGAACCCAATTGCACGTCTCAATCCCCCTTGCCAAGGACCACCACGACGCCTGGAACTTCAACCCCTCCTACGCCCTGGTGGCGGTGAAGTCCTACCACTCCGATCAGGTCTGCGATTACCTCTTGAAGGCCCTGCAGGAAGGGGCCATGGCGGTGACACTTCAGAACGGCATCGGGAACCTGGAAAAGCTTCAACGGGCCCTTGGGGAGGACAGGGCGGCGGTCGGGGTTTGCACCTACGGGGCAAGCATCCGGGATCACAAGGTCCTGTGGGGCGGAGACGGGGAGATAGCCCTGGGCTCCCCATCGGGGAGGGATCTCTCCGACCTGGCCCGTGCCATCGCCTCCGCGGGGTTCAACGTGCGGCTTTCCAATGATCCCTTAGGGGAACTGTGGCGAAAGGCGGCGGTAAACTGCTGCATAAACCCCCTCACCGCCATCCTAAGGGTTCCCAACGGCCGCCTCCTCAAGTCCCCTTGGGCTTTGGAGCTTACGGAATCGGTGGTGCGGGAGGTGTCCCTTGCCGCCCGCCTCAACGGGGTTGATATGGATCCCGTGAGGACCGCGGGAACGGTAAGGCTCGTCATGGAAGCCACGGGTAACAACAGGTCCTCCATGCTCCAGGATCTCGAGGCCGGAAGGACCACCGAGATAGAGGCCCTGTCTCTGGAGGTGGCCAGGATATGCACCGCCGCAGGCAGCGACGCCCCGGTGTGCAGAACCCTGGGGCTTCTAGTAAAGGCCATGGAAGAACTCCCCAAGGAGAACAATTAA
- the panC gene encoding pantoate--beta-alanine ligase — translation MRLVRTPEELKIALKGAQQVGFVPTMGYLHKGHLSLAERCRRDNRTAVVSIFVNPTQFGPSEDLSRYPRDLNGDLELLRSAGVDLVFAPEPSHMYPSDFSTWVEETSLSKGLCGARRPGHFRGVCTVVLKLFNLVKPDRAYFGEKDYQQLKVIQRMVRDLNMDVDVIGCPIVREEDGLAMSSRNVYLSPEERELALCLSRAIQRAQEEALKGERSPKRIIDAALSAVPEDPRVQVEYVNLVDPETLEDLDELRSAARILLAVRVGTTRLIDNGPLSLGG, via the coding sequence ATGAGGTTAGTTAGGACCCCCGAAGAGTTAAAAATCGCCCTTAAAGGAGCACAACAGGTGGGATTCGTTCCCACCATGGGGTACCTTCACAAGGGGCACCTGTCCCTTGCGGAGCGGTGCCGTCGGGATAACCGGACGGCAGTGGTATCCATCTTCGTAAACCCCACCCAATTCGGCCCCTCCGAGGACCTATCCAGGTACCCCAGGGACTTGAACGGGGACCTCGAACTGCTCCGATCCGCGGGGGTGGACCTGGTCTTCGCCCCCGAGCCGTCTCATATGTACCCCTCGGACTTCTCCACCTGGGTGGAGGAGACGAGCCTTTCGAAGGGGCTGTGCGGGGCAAGACGCCCAGGCCACTTCCGGGGGGTCTGCACGGTGGTCCTTAAGCTATTCAACCTCGTGAAACCCGATCGGGCGTACTTCGGGGAGAAGGACTACCAGCAGCTAAAGGTCATCCAAAGGATGGTAAGGGACCTGAACATGGACGTGGACGTCATCGGCTGCCCCATCGTCCGGGAGGAGGACGGGCTGGCGATGAGCAGCAGGAACGTCTACCTCTCCCCGGAGGAACGGGAGCTTGCCCTGTGCCTTTCCCGTGCCATCCAAAGGGCCCAGGAAGAGGCATTGAAGGGGGAGAGATCCCCCAAAAGGATCATCGATGCCGCCCTGTCCGCCGTACCGGAGGACCCTAGGGTTCAGGTGGAGTACGTGAACCTGGTGGACCCGGAGACCCTTGAGGACCTGGATGAGCTTCGCAGTGCCGCCCGCATCCTGCTGGCGGTTCGGGTTGGGACCACGAGGCTAATCGACAACGGTCCTTTATCACTAGGAGGTTAG
- the panB gene encoding 3-methyl-2-oxobutanoate hydroxymethyltransferase — MENRKVSIPDLHAMKAKGEKIVMHTAYNHWQAQMAEEAGADTILVGDSVGMVEHGFSSTVPVTMEMMLLHCSAVVRGAKRPFIIGDMPFLSYEVSPEEAVRNAGRLIKEAGVDAVKLEGGRSRRDTISAIVRAGIPVVGHVGLTPQSATQLGGFKVQGKDRERARQVLEDAVSVQEAGACMVVLECIPTPLARLITERLSIPTIGIGAGPFCDGQVLVFHDLLGIFNSFKPKFVKRYLNGRETLVEALSRYTQEVRSQTFPEDQHGFSMDASDLEGL, encoded by the coding sequence ATGGAAAACCGAAAGGTGAGCATACCGGACCTTCACGCCATGAAGGCCAAAGGTGAGAAGATCGTAATGCACACCGCCTACAACCACTGGCAGGCCCAGATGGCGGAAGAGGCGGGAGCAGACACCATACTTGTGGGGGACTCCGTCGGGATGGTGGAGCACGGGTTTAGCTCCACCGTTCCGGTTACCATGGAGATGATGCTGCTCCACTGCTCCGCGGTGGTAAGGGGAGCAAAAAGGCCCTTCATCATAGGGGACATGCCGTTCCTCTCCTACGAGGTGTCCCCGGAGGAGGCGGTAAGAAACGCCGGGAGGCTGATAAAAGAGGCCGGGGTCGACGCCGTAAAGCTGGAAGGTGGCAGATCCAGGAGAGACACCATAAGCGCCATAGTAAGGGCCGGCATCCCGGTGGTGGGACACGTGGGGCTCACCCCCCAGAGCGCCACCCAGCTGGGGGGATTTAAGGTTCAGGGAAAGGACCGGGAAAGGGCAAGGCAGGTGCTGGAGGACGCAGTAAGCGTCCAGGAGGCAGGGGCCTGCATGGTGGTCCTTGAGTGCATCCCCACCCCCTTGGCCAGGCTGATCACCGAGCGGCTCTCCATACCTACCATAGGCATAGGGGCAGGCCCCTTCTGCGACGGCCAGGTATTGGTTTTCCACGACCTGCTTGGCATCTTCAACTCCTTCAAGCCCAAGTTCGTCAAACGGTACCTGAACGGCAGGGAAACCCTGGTGGAGGCGCTGAGCCGTTACACCCAGGAGGTGCGGTCCCAGACCTTCCCAGAGGACCAGCATGGGTTCTCCATGGACGCCTCTGACCTGGAGGGACTCTAA
- a CDS encoding serine hydrolase domain-containing protein, translating into MGFIRPRTMWIAIALSILLNLNPAEAGTRNSPPDSINPVDLETFTRGFLAGIMKANHVPGAVFVAIHNDKVISCFGMGTADLETHRPMTADTVVRTASISKVLTSIAVLTLCERGKMSLDDDVNRYLKGISVPSKPWDSPVTIRNLLTHTGGFEDRWTATEADDPVAEVSFSKSLSHIMPRRVFPPGEVYCYSNYGMALAGAAVEGATRRNFQSLVKKTILNPLGMTKSGFTIDQGMEKDLATGYFSAPDPYPAQMAYFKEVPAISFCSTARDMGNLLRALLKDGQLNGRQVIPQEAVKKLLTPAFFNHPSVKGATLGMYESQAGDVEGIEHGGDVDGFTSLLFLAPKKSFGFFVAFNGDVSSMRDYLREALADRYLSGSRPRKPAAPTTTTPSTPKGDEGAQRPTETEDISGSYRHIRYSRSTVEKAYLMLGPTVTISRSEDGSLTVSYPEAWDRSTQEFHPEGKDLFVSEDGAHLALRRDPSGRVKYIFIGDAYETYEPVPLMENPRTTRILLWSFGAALLISAAMFSFGTFKAKSTRWYEDAPRWHQKWAWILCFWILGWSFLLSIRLCDLNMGYSFRLGIPWQVKSLFTLPILGCLTLIPPTLALARRPMDSKPFELPLFLCCFGLGAVFLGFLNTWNLLGFKF; encoded by the coding sequence ATGGGCTTCATAAGGCCTAGGACCATGTGGATCGCAATCGCACTGTCTATCCTGCTTAACCTCAACCCCGCCGAGGCCGGGACAAGGAACTCACCTCCGGACAGCATAAACCCCGTGGACCTCGAGACCTTCACCAGGGGGTTCCTTGCGGGGATCATGAAGGCCAACCACGTCCCCGGGGCGGTCTTCGTGGCAATTCACAACGACAAGGTAATCTCCTGTTTCGGGATGGGCACCGCGGACCTGGAGACCCATAGACCCATGACCGCCGACACGGTGGTGAGAACCGCATCCATATCAAAGGTGCTCACCTCCATCGCCGTGCTGACCCTTTGCGAACGGGGCAAGATGTCCCTGGACGACGACGTGAACCGATACCTAAAGGGAATATCGGTGCCGAGCAAGCCGTGGGACTCACCGGTGACCATAAGGAACCTCCTCACCCACACCGGAGGCTTCGAGGACCGATGGACGGCCACCGAGGCGGACGACCCGGTGGCGGAGGTTAGCTTCTCAAAATCCCTAAGCCACATAATGCCCCGGAGGGTCTTCCCCCCTGGAGAGGTCTACTGCTACTCCAACTACGGCATGGCCCTTGCGGGGGCCGCCGTCGAAGGGGCCACAAGGCGCAACTTTCAATCCCTGGTCAAGAAGACCATCCTAAACCCCCTGGGAATGACCAAAAGCGGCTTTACCATAGACCAGGGGATGGAAAAGGACCTGGCAACCGGCTACTTCTCCGCACCAGATCCATACCCCGCCCAGATGGCCTACTTCAAAGAGGTCCCGGCCATCTCCTTCTGCTCCACCGCCAGGGACATGGGGAACCTCCTAAGGGCGCTGTTAAAAGACGGGCAGCTAAACGGCCGACAGGTCATCCCCCAGGAGGCGGTCAAGAAACTCCTCACCCCCGCCTTCTTCAACCACCCCTCCGTAAAGGGGGCCACGCTGGGAATGTATGAGAGCCAGGCGGGGGACGTGGAAGGGATAGAACACGGAGGTGACGTGGACGGCTTCACAAGCCTTCTCTTCCTGGCCCCCAAGAAATCCTTCGGCTTCTTCGTGGCCTTCAACGGAGATGTGTCATCCATGAGGGACTACCTGAGGGAGGCCCTGGCGGACCGCTACCTCTCCGGCAGCCGCCCCAGGAAACCAGCTGCACCTACAACCACAACCCCTTCGACCCCCAAAGGCGACGAAGGGGCGCAGAGGCCAACAGAAACGGAAGACATAAGCGGCAGCTACAGACACATAAGATATTCAAGAAGCACCGTGGAAAAGGCCTACCTGATGCTGGGACCCACAGTGACGATATCCCGCTCCGAAGACGGCTCCCTCACCGTGTCATACCCCGAGGCTTGGGACCGAAGCACCCAAGAGTTCCATCCCGAGGGGAAGGACCTGTTCGTCTCCGAAGACGGCGCCCACCTGGCGCTGCGAAGGGATCCAAGTGGAAGGGTGAAGTACATCTTCATAGGTGACGCCTACGAAACCTACGAGCCGGTACCATTGATGGAAAACCCCAGGACCACCAGGATCCTGCTTTGGAGCTTCGGAGCGGCCCTCCTGATCTCCGCAGCGATGTTCTCCTTCGGCACCTTCAAGGCCAAATCAACCCGGTGGTACGAAGACGCCCCCAGGTGGCACCAAAAATGGGCCTGGATCCTCTGCTTCTGGATCTTGGGATGGTCCTTCCTGCTGAGCATAAGGCTGTGCGACTTGAACATGGGATACAGCTTCCGCCTGGGGATACCCTGGCAGGTGAAATCCCTGTTCACCCTGCCTATCCTTGGCTGCCTCACCCTCATACCCCCAACCCTGGCGCTCGCAAGGCGCCCCATGGACTCAAAACCCTTCGAGCTGCCCCTCTTCCTGTGCTGCTTCGGCCTCGGGGCGGTATTCCTTGGCTTTCTTAACACGTGGAACCTGCTAGGATTTAAGTTCTAA
- a CDS encoding HD domain-containing protein: MEPFSGSLGDLVGKISRAFDGYVDSFREGGELPYLLELKRRHSYRVREEALAIARSCGLGGEDLLLAFSVGLLHDVGRFPQYKLYRTFNDSASADHGELGAAVLRNELGGLKDLVGSRIWELTLSSVELHNKRVLPQGLSEEEGFWARLVRDADRLDVYRVIVGHLERGTIRTIIPRLEDTKSPPSDEIVEELLTRHSADYSMVKSLGDLLLVQISWAYDMSFHWSAGQVIRRGIVNRIGRFIPQSIGAVRVIKDVLNWLGKVLSVGPSTPSWSPTVNPSGCEIS; encoded by the coding sequence ATGGAACCCTTTTCTGGATCTCTTGGGGATTTGGTTGGGAAGATCTCCCGGGCCTTCGACGGTTATGTGGACTCCTTCCGGGAGGGAGGGGAGCTGCCGTATTTGTTGGAGCTCAAGAGAAGGCACTCCTACCGGGTTCGGGAGGAGGCCTTGGCCATAGCTAGAAGCTGCGGCCTGGGGGGTGAGGACCTCTTGCTTGCCTTCTCCGTGGGCCTTCTTCATGATGTCGGCCGCTTTCCCCAGTACAAGCTTTACCGCACCTTTAACGACTCCGCTTCGGCGGACCATGGGGAGCTTGGGGCTGCGGTTCTGCGGAACGAACTCGGGGGACTCAAGGACCTGGTGGGCAGCAGGATCTGGGAGCTTACCCTGTCGTCCGTGGAGCTTCACAACAAGAGGGTCCTCCCCCAGGGCCTCTCGGAGGAAGAGGGGTTTTGGGCCCGGCTGGTCAGGGATGCGGACAGGTTGGACGTCTACCGGGTCATAGTGGGGCACCTGGAAAGGGGTACGATCAGGACCATAATACCCCGCCTGGAGGACACTAAGTCCCCCCCGTCGGATGAAATAGTGGAGGAGCTCTTGACCCGCCACAGCGCGGACTACTCGATGGTCAAGAGCCTCGGGGACCTTCTGCTCGTCCAGATATCCTGGGCCTACGACATGAGCTTCCATTGGTCCGCCGGACAGGTCATTCGCCGGGGCATAGTAAACAGGATAGGGCGTTTCATCCCTCAAAGCATCGGCGCCGTTAGGGTCATCAAAGACGTTTTAAACTGGCTTGGCAAGGTCCTCTCGGTGGGGCCGTCGACCCCCTCGTGGTCCCCCACGGTAAATCCTTCGGGCTGTGAAATATCTTAA
- a CDS encoding NADH-ubiquinone oxidoreductase-F iron-sulfur binding region domain-containing protein, with protein sequence MRFSSPIDLESYRDCLAGRAEPPVAVRVCAGTGCLAGGSERVFKALVEEASRVGFRGSLDFEAKCSGCHGFCEEGPIVVCRIQGREVFYRKVRPEDAGDILASLREGVVLERLLYREGRQAFESEEEIPFYAGQTRKVLARCGKVDPKSLDDYIAAGGYSALVKALGMEPQTIIDMVDRAGLRGRGGGGFPAGRKWASCRAASGKHKFVLANGDEGDPGAFMDRSLMEGDPHAVLEGMIIGAYAVGASKGFIYVRDEYPLAVENLSFAIKNAREAGLLGRRILGTSFSFDMDICRGGGAFVCGESSALMASIEGRTGEPRVKYIRSTEKGLWNCPTVLNNVETWANVPIIINEGPDVYRALGTQGSPGTKVFSLVGKVKRTGLVEVPMGTSLREIIFNIGGGMRGKGRFKAVQTGGPSGGCLPEDKLDLPVDFDRLTEEGSMMGSGGMIVMDHRTCMVDVARYFVSFLEMESCGKCVPCREGLRAMREILEDLCSGKGRAGDMDLLVSMGEALSDTALCGLGQTAANPVLSTVRYFRDEYLEHEIKGFCRAGVCRGMFSARIDQNLCVSCGACVKGCSFGAIKKLEDGKYGVTDLCEGCGACLDLCPVGAIEPSMEVNER encoded by the coding sequence ATGAGGTTTTCTTCTCCTATCGATCTTGAGTCCTACAGGGATTGTCTTGCTGGCCGGGCTGAGCCTCCGGTGGCGGTGAGGGTGTGTGCGGGGACCGGATGTCTTGCGGGGGGCAGCGAAAGGGTCTTCAAGGCCTTGGTGGAGGAGGCCTCAAGGGTGGGGTTTCGCGGGTCCCTGGACTTCGAGGCCAAGTGTTCCGGGTGCCATGGCTTCTGCGAGGAGGGGCCCATTGTGGTTTGCCGGATCCAGGGCCGGGAGGTTTTTTACCGAAAGGTAAGGCCCGAGGACGCGGGGGACATACTGGCCTCCCTCCGGGAAGGGGTGGTCTTGGAGCGTCTGCTCTATCGGGAGGGCAGGCAGGCCTTCGAGTCGGAGGAGGAGATCCCCTTCTACGCCGGACAGACCCGGAAAGTCCTTGCCCGCTGCGGCAAGGTGGACCCCAAGAGCCTGGACGACTACATAGCCGCCGGCGGCTACTCCGCCCTCGTTAAGGCCCTTGGGATGGAGCCCCAGACCATAATAGACATGGTAGACCGGGCGGGCTTGAGGGGCCGTGGCGGCGGTGGTTTTCCTGCGGGTCGCAAGTGGGCTTCCTGCAGGGCCGCTTCGGGCAAGCACAAGTTCGTGCTGGCCAACGGGGATGAAGGGGACCCCGGGGCCTTTATGGATAGGAGCCTCATGGAGGGGGATCCCCACGCGGTGCTGGAGGGGATGATAATAGGGGCCTACGCGGTGGGGGCCTCTAAGGGGTTCATATACGTGAGGGACGAGTACCCCTTGGCGGTGGAGAACCTGAGCTTTGCCATAAAGAACGCCAGGGAGGCGGGCCTTTTGGGCAGGAGGATACTGGGGACCTCCTTCTCCTTCGACATGGACATATGCCGCGGCGGAGGGGCCTTCGTCTGCGGGGAGTCCTCCGCCCTTATGGCCTCCATAGAGGGGCGTACTGGGGAGCCCCGGGTCAAGTACATCCGTTCCACCGAGAAGGGGCTGTGGAACTGTCCCACGGTGCTGAACAACGTGGAGACCTGGGCCAACGTGCCGATCATAATAAACGAGGGGCCCGATGTATACAGGGCCCTTGGCACTCAGGGCAGCCCTGGAACCAAGGTCTTCTCCCTGGTGGGGAAGGTCAAGAGGACCGGGCTCGTGGAGGTCCCCATGGGGACCTCCCTCAGGGAGATAATCTTCAACATAGGTGGCGGCATGAGGGGTAAGGGCCGGTTCAAGGCGGTCCAGACCGGAGGTCCCTCCGGTGGCTGCCTGCCGGAGGATAAGCTGGACCTTCCCGTGGACTTCGACCGGCTTACGGAGGAGGGGTCCATGATGGGCTCCGGCGGGATGATCGTCATGGACCACAGGACCTGCATGGTGGACGTGGCCAGGTACTTCGTGAGCTTCCTTGAGATGGAATCCTGCGGCAAGTGTGTCCCATGCCGGGAGGGTCTCAGGGCCATGAGGGAGATACTCGAGGACCTGTGCTCCGGCAAGGGAAGGGCAGGGGACATGGATCTGCTGGTTAGCATGGGGGAGGCCCTATCGGATACCGCCCTGTGCGGTCTTGGGCAGACCGCCGCCAACCCAGTGCTTTCCACCGTACGGTACTTCCGGGACGAGTATTTGGAGCACGAGATCAAGGGTTTTTGCAGGGCCGGGGTCTGCAGGGGCATGTTCTCCGCCCGGATAGACCAGAACCTGTGCGTTTCCTGTGGGGCTTGTGTTAAGGGGTGTTCCTTCGGCGCCATAAAGAAGCTGGAGGATGGGAAGTACGGTGTTACAGACCTTTGCGAGGGATGCGGTGCTTGTCTTGACCTGTGTCCCGTGGGGGCCATAGAGCCCTCCATGGAGGTGAACGAGCGGTGA
- the panD gene encoding aspartate 1-decarboxylase, whose protein sequence is MRVFLKMCRSKIHRATVTEANLHYVGSITIGEDLLELSGILPGEAVQVVDIDNGSRLETYVISGPKGTICLNGAAARLVQPGDKVIIMAFAWMTPEEAEGHQPRVVLVDQDNRPTSVIHREDHGAVC, encoded by the coding sequence ATGCGCGTGTTCCTTAAGATGTGCAGGAGTAAGATCCACAGGGCCACGGTGACCGAGGCAAACCTTCACTACGTGGGCAGCATAACCATCGGCGAGGACCTCTTGGAGCTGTCGGGCATCCTGCCAGGCGAAGCGGTGCAGGTGGTGGACATAGACAACGGAAGCCGTCTCGAGACCTACGTGATATCCGGCCCCAAGGGCACCATATGCCTAAACGGCGCCGCCGCCAGGCTGGTGCAACCGGGCGACAAGGTCATAATCATGGCCTTCGCATGGATGACCCCGGAGGAAGCAGAGGGACACCAGCCCAGGGTCGTGTTGGTGGACCAGGACAACCGCCCCACGTCGGTGATCCACCGGGAGGATCACGGAGCGGTCTGCTAA
- a CDS encoding 2Fe-2S iron-sulfur cluster-binding protein yields the protein MIIWVDGRELEVPRDTLLYDAVISAGVEVPALCRHGGLQHEGACRVCVVEVESRGSSKLVASCMYPVREEGLKVRTDTERVLKARRFVIGLLLRRNGASPVVKALAERWGAMDVGRLEPMISKDLCVRCMRCVRACGENGFNAISFSKRGWDRQVGPPLEEAAEACVGCLACAEVCPTGHITYRESDGVREIWGRRFQLVECPSCGARFATLEQLRALGTWDPLCPSCRRREEAGSLGLG from the coding sequence GTGATTATATGGGTGGATGGACGGGAGCTGGAGGTGCCGAGGGACACGCTTCTGTACGACGCCGTGATCTCCGCTGGGGTGGAGGTGCCGGCCCTCTGCAGGCATGGGGGGCTTCAACACGAGGGGGCCTGCAGGGTATGTGTGGTTGAGGTGGAGTCCAGGGGGTCGAGCAAGTTGGTGGCCTCCTGCATGTATCCGGTGAGGGAAGAGGGGCTCAAGGTTCGTACCGATACCGAAAGGGTGCTCAAGGCCAGACGCTTCGTGATAGGGCTTCTCTTAAGGCGGAACGGCGCTTCCCCGGTTGTGAAGGCCCTGGCGGAGAGATGGGGGGCCATGGATGTGGGACGCCTTGAGCCCATGATTAGCAAGGACCTTTGCGTTAGGTGCATGAGGTGTGTCCGGGCCTGCGGGGAAAACGGCTTCAACGCCATATCCTTCTCCAAAAGGGGTTGGGACAGGCAGGTGGGGCCCCCTCTGGAGGAGGCTGCCGAGGCTTGCGTGGGCTGTCTTGCCTGCGCGGAGGTCTGCCCTACCGGGCACATAACCTACCGGGAGTCCGACGGGGTGCGGGAGATATGGGGTAGGCGATTCCAGCTTGTTGAGTGTCCCTCCTGCGGTGCCAGGTTTGCCACCCTGGAGCAGCTTAGGGCCCTTGGGACGTGGGATCCCTTGTGCCCTTCCTGCAGGAGGCGTGAGGAGGCTGGGTCATTGGGGCTCGGTTGA
- a CDS encoding phosphomannomutase/phosphoglucomutase translates to MPKVPSHIFREYDIRGLAEEELTSENVRLIAQAYGTFLSESGVTRATVGGDVRLSTRRIMDAAIEGLTNAGVDVIDLGAVSTPCFYWSLHHFGLDGGIMVTGSHNPKEFNGLKLALGKVTLYGDEIQEIRRIIEEGRLKTSVSRGSVRQEDIKEAYISMLVSKINLGPKKLKVVLDSGNGTGGLFAPEMLRRLGCEVIDLFSEPDGTFPNHHPDPTKRENLPKLIETVLANGADVGIGFDGDSDRIGVVDDKGEVIWGDRLMILYWSEILPKHPGADVIVEVKSSMALPEETERMGGRPIWWKSGHSLIKAKMKELNALFAGEVSGHMFFADEFYGFDDAFYAAGRLLRILSNTQEKLSDIMSRIPSYPSTAETRVDCPDDVKFQVVERVKEEALKDHEAITVDGVRVIYPNGWGLVRASNTQPVIVTRCEGRTEEDLKTISQDMKRRLLNAGLHDFDWEY, encoded by the coding sequence ATGCCTAAGGTACCCTCTCACATATTCAGGGAGTACGACATAAGGGGCCTGGCGGAGGAGGAGCTTACTTCGGAGAACGTGCGTCTTATAGCCCAGGCATACGGGACCTTTCTTTCGGAGAGCGGGGTTACCAGGGCCACCGTGGGCGGGGACGTGAGGCTCTCAACCCGCCGGATAATGGACGCCGCCATAGAGGGGCTGACCAACGCCGGAGTGGACGTGATAGACCTAGGCGCCGTATCGACCCCGTGCTTCTACTGGAGCCTTCACCACTTCGGCTTGGACGGGGGAATAATGGTGACCGGGAGCCACAACCCCAAGGAGTTCAACGGCCTCAAGCTGGCGCTGGGCAAGGTCACCCTCTACGGGGATGAGATCCAGGAGATCCGCCGCATCATCGAGGAAGGGCGCCTCAAGACCTCAGTCTCCAGGGGGAGCGTGCGGCAGGAGGACATCAAGGAGGCCTACATCTCCATGCTGGTCTCCAAGATCAACCTTGGGCCCAAGAAGCTCAAGGTGGTGCTTGACTCGGGCAACGGCACCGGCGGGCTCTTCGCCCCCGAGATGCTCCGCCGTCTGGGCTGCGAGGTGATAGATCTCTTCAGCGAACCCGACGGGACGTTCCCCAACCACCATCCGGACCCCACGAAGAGGGAGAACCTGCCGAAGCTCATAGAGACCGTGCTGGCCAACGGGGCGGACGTGGGGATAGGGTTCGACGGGGACTCCGACAGGATAGGGGTGGTGGACGACAAGGGTGAGGTCATATGGGGAGACCGGCTCATGATCCTCTACTGGAGCGAGATACTGCCCAAGCACCCTGGGGCAGACGTGATCGTAGAGGTCAAGAGCTCCATGGCGCTTCCGGAGGAGACGGAGCGGATGGGGGGACGGCCGATCTGGTGGAAGTCCGGCCACTCCCTCATCAAGGCAAAGATGAAGGAGCTGAACGCCCTATTCGCCGGTGAGGTGTCCGGGCACATGTTCTTCGCCGACGAGTTCTACGGTTTCGACGACGCGTTCTACGCCGCAGGACGGCTTCTTCGGATACTATCCAACACCCAAGAGAAGCTGTCGGACATCATGTCCCGCATCCCATCCTACCCGAGCACCGCGGAAACCCGTGTGGACTGCCCGGACGACGTTAAGTTCCAGGTGGTGGAACGGGTCAAAGAGGAGGCCCTTAAGGACCACGAGGCCATAACCGTGGACGGGGTCCGCGTAATATACCCCAACGGATGGGGATTAGTGCGAGCCTCCAACACCCAACCGGTCATAGTGACCCGCTGCGAGGGAAGGACCGAAGAGGACCTTAAGACCATATCCCAAGACATGAAGCGCCGGCTCCTCAACGCGGGGCTCCATGACTTCGATTGGGAGTACTAG